TCATCGCCCTATATTTTATATCTTCAAGTTCAGATAACTGTTCCAAGATATATTCTAAATATTCTTTACTTGATGCCATAATAACCTCCTAAAAAATGCTTTTTACTACTTAAATACTAACATTATCTACCGAAAAAATCAAATCTTTTGTTTTGTAAATTCAAAAAAGTCGGGGTTTCCCGACTTTTTATGCTAATTTTGAATATTCTATCGCTATTTTACTTGCAAGTTTTGCGTTATTAAATACTAATCTGATGTTAGCTTCTAAGCTCTTTCCTTGTGTAAGTTTTTGAACTTTATCAAGTAGGAATGGTGTTGTGTCTTTTCCTTTTATTCCATTTTCATCTGCTTCTTTTAAAGCATCTAAAATTGTCTTGTCAATTAAATTTCTATCCATTGAAAATTCTTCCGGAATAGGATTAGCAATTACAACTCCACCATTAAGCTCTAAATCCCATTTAGCTTTTAAAACTCTTGCAATTTCTTCTTCTGAATTTATTTTACTAACTTTAAAATCACTTTCTCTTGTATAGAATGCAGGTAATATATTTGTTTGGTATCCATAAACAGGAACTCCCTTTGTTTCTAAGTATTCTAAAGTAAGTCCCATATCTAAAATTGATTTACAACCTGCACAAACAACTGCAACATTTGTATTTCCTAATTCTTCAAGATCTGCAGAAATATCCATAGTAGTTTCCGCTCCTCTATGAACTCCACCGATTCCACCTGTTGCGAAAACTTTAATTCCTGCCATTTCTGCACAAATCATTGTTGCGGCAACAGTTGTAGCTCCATTTAATTTATTAGCAACAACATAAGCTAAATCTCTTCTTGAAGTTTTTGTTACACTAAGTCCAGCTTTCCCGATTACTTCAATTTCTTCTTTTGTTAGCCCAACTTTAATTTCTCCATTTATAATAGCTATTGTAGCTGGAATTGCTCCGTTTTCTCTAACAACTTTTTCAACTTCAAGTGCTGTTTCAACATTTTTAGGATAAGGCATTCCATGTGATATTATTGTTGATTCTAAAGCTACAACCGGTTTATTTTCTTTAATTGCATTTTTTACTTCTTCACTAACTGTTAAATATTTTTCTAATTTCATAACTTCCTCCAAAATTTAATAGATTTTTTTCGCTTATATTTTCACTTACTGTATCCACAGACTGTGCAGTTATAAATCCTGCAACATTTCCAAGTTTTGCACATTCTAAAATATCTTTTTCATTAACAACTCCAAAGATTATTCCGCTCATAGCAGAATCACCACAACCAGAAGTATTTTCAATCTTTGGTTTTTCATTTATCCTTACTATTCCATTCTCATTTTTATCGGCATATAAAATTCCCTTTTCGCCCATCGAAATAAAAACTTTTTGAACACCTTTTTCTAAAAATACATTCACAATCTTTTCTAAATCACTTTCATTTTCATAAGTAATGTCAGTTAATTCTTCAGCTTCGTAAATATTTGGTTTTAAAAGATAGATATATTTCAATAATTTCTTAATTTTTAAAGCCTTTTTTCTAGAAACACAATCTACAATTATCTTTGAATTAGGGCAATTTTTACAGATGTATTCAAGAACATCTTCCCTTAAATTCGTATCCATAACTATATACTTATAACTCTTGATTAAATAAATAAGTTTAGAAATAAATTCAATATTGATTTCATCCAAAACTTCCATTGAAGAAATGGCAGTAAATAAATCATTGTTTTCATCCAAAATAGAAATATAATTTGACATACCTCTATTAGTTAAAAATTTACTGTTTGAAAAATCCAATCCGATTTTTTTCAAATAATCTTTGATTTCTCTTGAATAGACATCATCACCAAATACAGAAATAAATTTATTATCTATTCCCATTTTAAGTAAATTTTCAGCGATATTTTTTGCAACCCCTCCAAAAGAATATTCCAAAGTTCCTGGATTGGAATCTTTCATATTAATTTTTTCAAAACTTTTTGCAATAAAATCAATATTACATCCACCAATAACACAAACTTCTTTTGATAAATTCGAGTTAATCACATAAGCTCTTCCAACTAAATAACCTTTTTTAATCAAATTTGAAATATGAACTGCAACCGAGGATCTCTTTATATTAAGCAAATCAGCGAGTTCATTTTGAGAAATATAAGGATTTTCTTTTATTATATCTAAAAGTTCTTGTTCTCTTTTTGTCATAATACCTCCTTAAACAACAGTTTATAATATTATATCAAATGTTTATATAAAAATCAATATTTTAAATAAAAAAAATTCTATATGTATCTTCGATACATTTACTTTTGCTAAAGCAAAAGTATGAGATCTCTCCGCTCCGTTTCACTCCGGTCGAGATGACGTATAAGTAGGAATTCTTCGTTTAATAGATTTACGTTAAAGGTAAATAAACTTAAATAATAATTTTTAAATCTTATAGAAATTAAAAAACACTCACGTCACAATACTTTGCAAAGAGAATCTCCCAACACGTCATCTCGAGCGAAGTCGAGAGATCTCATAAAAATTTCTGAATTACAAATAAACTTTAACATTAAAATCAAATTATTGAAAAATTGTATTATAATACTGCTCATTTATTTACTTGTTAACTATTAAATCTAATAGTTAAGTCTTTTCTTTCATTAATTTTAATAAGAACCTCAGCACCACTGAGAACCTTGTTACTTCGTAATAAAAAAAGTCCTCAAATAAAGGACTTTAGTTAATTCAAAAAATTAAATTTTAAACAGCTTAGAATTTTTTCTTTTTTCTTCTTGCTGCCTCTGATTTTTTCTTTCTCTTTACACTTGGCTTTTCGTAATGTTCTCTTTTTCTATATTCTGAAAGCACTCCAGCACGTGCACATTGTCTTTTAAATCTTTTCAACGCATTATCCAAAGATTCGTTTTCGCCAACTCTGATCTCTGCCATGATATCCCCCCTCTCTTATATAGACAAAATCTGTCTTGAGAAATAACATAAATATTATACAACAAAAATGATATAAATTCAAGTAAATTCACTATATTTTTTAGTATAATTAATAAAATTTATAAATTTTTATAATATATTTAATTTTAACCTGGTGGCCAATTTAAACTACGTCCTGCAAGAACGTGAAAATGTAAGTGTTTAACGGTTTGTCCACCATCATCATTACAATTATTAACTATTCTATAACCTGATTTATCAAATCCCATTTCTTTAGCAAGTTCAGAAATTTTTAGAAATATTTTCCCAACTACTTCTGCATTTTCCTTATCTACAAAATTACAGGATTCAATATGTTTTTTAGGGATTACTAAAAAATGAATTGGAGATTGAGGTGATAAATCGTTAAATGCAACTATATTATCATCTTCATAAATTTTATTAGACGGAATTTCTCCATTAACAATTTTGCAAAATATACAGTCCATTATCTCACCTCCATATAATAAATATATCAAAATCAAAATAGATAAGCTCTATTTTAATTATTGTCTATTATACCATATACCAACTATCTTTACAAGAAAAAACACGATTGCAATGGTATATTATTGCATATCGTGTTTTTGCATTTTTTTGCTTAATTAAATAATTTATTTTTTACAAAATATCAACTTGACACATTTTCATAGCTTCTAATGCTGTGTTATGACTTTGTGGAGTAACTCCCGCACAACATTTACTATCTACAATTAATTCAACTTCAGGTAAAAATCCTTTAATCATTAAAGTATTTACAATCACACAAATATCTGTGCAAATTCCAACAAATTCAATACTTTCAATTTTCTCTTTTTCGTTTATGCTTTTTAAATACTCAACCAAGTCGCTGGAGCCAAAACCTGCTTTTTCAAAAATTTTACAATTTTCTTTATAGATACCTTCTCTGATTTTCCAAGCATCAGTTCCTTTAATACAATGTTTTATAGGAAGTTTTCTACCCTCTTGAGTATTTAAGTAATTATCATCATGAGTATCCATTGTATAAATAATTTCTCCGTCAAAGTTTTTAATTTTTTCCTTTAAATTAGGAATCATATTTATAGCTTCTTGAGTTCCCAACTTACCATCAACAAAATCATTTTGAACATCAATAACAACTAATATTTTCATAACCAGCCTCCAAAAGTTTTTTATAAAAAAATCTAAATATTTTAACCAAATAAATTATATACATTATTTAATCTTTTGTCAAATTATAAAATTCATCAGTTATAATATATCTATAATATTTCAAAAATATTATACTCAATATAAATTCATTCACAAATTGTGAAAATGCAACTCCAAATAGAGATAAATCAAAAATTTGTGTTAATATCAACATTAAAATAAGACTTAAGATATTTACTCCTGCAGTTGTTTTTAATAAAAACATATTTTTATTCAAACCTTGTAAAGCACATTTGTATATGTATGAATATGAACTACAAATATTTGCAACTAAGAAAAAAATCAAAAATTTTGTAGTAATATTTTGTACAGAAATGTCATCTGTAATAAGTTTAGGTAAATATTCTCTAAAAATAAAGAATAATGCACTTCCAAAGATAAATAATACAGTTGTAATCTTAACAGAAATTTTAGGATAATCTATCAAATTTCTAAAGTTTTTCTCGCCGGAACTTATGCTTATTAAACTCAAAGTCGCAGAACCATAGATATGTTTAAAAGTAAATAAAAACATAATCAAATTTGTAATTATTGAATATCCAGCAAATTCGTTATTTCCTATTCTAATAACAATCATATTGAAAATAATAACAAAAATAGTTCCGTCAAAAATTTCCTGTATCATAATAGGAAAAGCTAATTTAAAATGATTAATTCCATTTATAAAATAGCTTTTTATTAATTCAAATTTTAAATTTAATTTATTTTTCAATACAAAAATGTAAATAAGAAGATTTACAAACATTGAAAAAACTGTAGTAAATCCGACCATAGTAATTCCAAGTTTTGGAAAACCGAATTTTCCAAGAACAAACAAATAATCTAAACACAGATTTAAAACTGAAGAAATAGTAGAGCCTATTAAAATCCATTTTGTCATATTTGAAATTCTAAAATACGCCCCAAATGTAAATAAACATAGTTGTAACAAGACGCAAAAACTCATAGGATATGAAAACAAAATACCTTGTTTCAAAGTTTCTCCGGACAAATTATAGAATATTTTTAAAAAATATGTTTTTCCTATCAACATTAATAATAAGAATATAATTCCGATAAAAATATTTATAGCAAGAGACGAAAAAAATTCATAATTTAAACCTTTTTTATCTCCTTGTCCCAGTTTTTCTCCAAGTTTTGTATTTATAATTATTGCAGTCGCTCCTAAAACTCCACTTATAGTATATAATGTTGAAGAAATCAAATTTACCGCATTAAATGCGGGTGTTGAAACTCTTGCAACGATAGCAATATCGGATAACTCCAAAATATAACTTAGAATGAAGTTTACCATAAGTGGAAAAGCGAATTTGTTAAGTTCTAATCTTTTATTTTTCATTTTTCTTTTTCTTTAAATCAATCTCAAAATCACAATTTTCGTCGGAACATTTTAGTGCATGTTTAAATCTATTTTTAACTTCAACTAAGAATTTTCCACATTTTTCGCATTTTTTATCAGCTATAGGCTTGTCCCAAATTGCATAATCACATTCAGGATAATTTTCACAACCGTAAAAAACTTTTCTCTTTTTGGATATTTTTTCTATTATTCTTCCACCACATTTAGGACATTTTACCCCAGTATCTTTAACTTCCTTTTTTATATAATTACAATCAGGAAATCCGCTACAACCGATAAATCTACCGAATTTTGTCTTTTTGACAACCAAATTTTTACCACATTGTGGACATTTTTCATCAAGAACTTCATCTTTTATTTTATAATCCTCTGAATCTCCTTCAGACCTTTTCAAAAATGTTTCAAAAACAGCATAGAAGTCTGAAATAACTTTTTTCCAATCCTTTTTATTTTCAGCTATTTCATCAAGTTTTTCTTCCATTTCCATAGTGAATTTTTCATTTATAATTGTTTCAAAGTTGGAAACTAAAAACTTATTTACATTTTTTCCTAAATCCGTTGGAATGATTTTTTTATTCTCAATTAAAATATAAAATCTGCTTGTCAAACTGTTTATAATACTAGCATAGGTACTTGGTCTTCCAATCCCGTTTTCTTCAAGTTTTTTAACCAAAGTAGCCTCTGTAAAATTGGCAACCGGTTTTGTAAAATGTTGACTTTGTTCTATTTTTTCAGCTTTTATTACATCTTTAACTTCAAGTTTTGGCAATGGTTCATCTTTAATATCACTTGAAGTATATATTTTTGAAAATCCGTCAAATAAAGTATATCTTCCATTTAATTTATAGATACAATTATTAGAATTTAAAACTATTTGTGTACTTTCGTAACTTTCAGCTTTCATTTGAGAAGCGACTGTTCTTTCCCAAATTAATTTATAAAGTTTATATTGATTTGCAGTTAAATAGCTTTTTATTTTTTCAGGACTTCTAAAAATACTACTTGGTCTAACACCCTCATGAGCATCTTGTGAATTTTTTTTCTTTAAATTGTACTCATTACCTTTACTTGCATAATTTTTCCCATAATTTTCGGTAATATACTCAATTGCCTCTGCAACTATTTCTGATGAAATTCTAGTTGAGTCAGTTCTCATATATGAAATCAAACCGACTGATCCTTCTTTACCAACATTAATCCCTTCATAAAGTTGTTGAGCAATACTCATAGTCATTGAGCTTGAAAAACCTAATTTTCTTCCCGCTTCTTGTTGTAATGTACTTGTAGTAAAAGGTGGTTGTGGTTTTCTCTCTTTTTTTACCTTTTTTACATCTTCCACGATAAAATTATCTTTATCTGTTTTTTCTACAACTTTTAAAGCCTCTTTTTCATTTTTTATTTCTTTTTTTACTATTTTTTTATTTTCATATTCTCCATAATATAGTGATTTAAACTCTATGTTTTGGACATTATGTATCCCTTCGATCTTCCAAAATTCTTCCGGAACAAAATTATCTATCTCTTCTTGACGTTCACAGATAATTTTTAAAGTTGCAGATTGAACACGACCTGCAGAAAGTCCACTCTTTATTTTTTTCCAAAGAATCGGAGATAGTTTATATCCTACAAGTCTATCTAAAACTCTTCTAGCTTGTTGAGAATTTACTAAATTCATATCTATTTTTCTTGAATTTTTTATAGATTCTTTGATACTTTTTTTAGTAATTTCGTGAAATTCTATTCTGTTATTTGCATTAATATCAAGACCTAAAAGGTAGGCAATATGCCAAGAAATTGCTTCCCCTTCTCTGTCGGGGTCGGTCGCAAGATATATGTTTTCAGAATTTTTATAAAGCTCTTTTAATTCTTTAATCTTGGATGCCTTTCCTCTTACATTTATATATTCAGGTTCAAAATTATTTTCTATGTCTATCCCCATTTTGCTTTTAGGTAAATCTCTTATATGTCCAACACTTGCTACAACTTTGTAATTACTTCCAAGCATTTTGCTCACTGTTTTAGCCTTTGTTGGAGATTCTACTATAACTAAATTTTTATACAAAACTAACTCCTTACACAATCTTACTCATTGAAATATGTTCTATTCCAACTTCAACAAAAATATCATCATTATCTTTAGTATATCCTAACATTTCATAAAAGGTCATTGCATGATATTGTGCTGAAAATCTGATTGTCTTCTTTTCATTTTCTTTCTTAAATTTTTTTACAGTTTCTTCCATACTTATAAATAAAAACTTCCCTACTCCCTTTCCTCTGCAAGATTTCTTTACACAGGCTCTTCCAAAATAGACAATGTCTTTATTTATATTCATAATCCTTGCAGTTGCAAGAAGCTCATCTCCTTCAAAAACTCCAACATGAATTGTATCTTCTAAACTATCTCTGTCATCAACTTCATATTCAAGTGGGACTTTTTGTTCATCGACGAAAACTTCCTCTCGCAAAGCGAATGCCTTTTCAATTTCTTCGCTTTTTAAAATTCTATATTCCATAAAAACATCTCCGTATAATCTATAAACTCTCTATATGTTATATAATTTAATTAATTTTGTCAATATATTTTTATAATTTCACAATTAAAAAAGTGTCAATTTTATAAAATTGACACAAAAATTTAATTTTATTCTATTATATATGCACTTACAATTTCTCCATAATAAGCTGTATGATAATCCCTGTTTGCTCCATAAAATTCTCCTGACACATTTTCAGGATAATTTTTTTCCTTTATTTCCTTGGGAATTGCATTTTCATCTTGTTTTTGTTTATAAATAACCTTACATTCCAAAGTTAAAGACAATTCCTTTATCGCAGGAACATCGACAATTTCAGGTTCAATCAAAGTTAAATTCAAATCTTTAATTTTATCGGTATCTCTTCCTGATTTAGTTCCGCAAACTCCAATTATATTTTTATCAAAATTATTTAAAAAAATATTTACAGTAAATTCTCCACTTTCATCAAGTAATTTTTTTGTAAAACGACTTTCTCTAACAAATGCTGTAAAAATCGGTCTATTCCATTCTATTCCCAAAGTTCCCCAAGAAATTGACATTGTATTTACCTTTTCTTTTGACTTTGTTGTAAGCAAAACACCCTTTTCAACTGCTAACATTATTTCTTTTGCATAATCAAAAACATTAATTTTTC
Above is a genomic segment from Parvimonas micra containing:
- a CDS encoding pseudouridine-5'-phosphate glycosidase → MKLEKYLTVSEEVKNAIKENKPVVALESTIISHGMPYPKNVETALEVEKVVRENGAIPATIAIINGEIKVGLTKEEIEVIGKAGLSVTKTSRRDLAYVVANKLNGATTVAATMICAEMAGIKVFATGGIGGVHRGAETTMDISADLEELGNTNVAVVCAGCKSILDMGLTLEYLETKGVPVYGYQTNILPAFYTRESDFKVSKINSEEEIARVLKAKWDLELNGGVVIANPIPEEFSMDRNLIDKTILDALKEADENGIKGKDTTPFLLDKVQKLTQGKSLEANIRLVFNNAKLASKIAIEYSKLA
- a CDS encoding carbohydrate kinase, with amino-acid sequence MTKREQELLDIIKENPYISQNELADLLNIKRSSVAVHISNLIKKGYLVGRAYVINSNLSKEVCVIGGCNIDFIAKSFEKINMKDSNPGTLEYSFGGVAKNIAENLLKMGIDNKFISVFGDDVYSREIKDYLKKIGLDFSNSKFLTNRGMSNYISILDENNDLFTAISSMEVLDEINIEFISKLIYLIKSYKYIVMDTNLREDVLEYICKNCPNSKIIVDCVSRKKALKIKKLLKYIYLLKPNIYEAEELTDITYENESDLEKIVNVFLEKGVQKVFISMGEKGILYADKNENGIVRINEKPKIENTSGCGDSAMSGIIFGVVNEKDILECAKLGNVAGFITAQSVDTVSENISEKNLLNFGGSYEIRKIFNS
- the rpsU gene encoding 30S ribosomal protein S21, with protein sequence MAEIRVGENESLDNALKRFKRQCARAGVLSEYRKREHYEKPSVKRKKKSEAARRKKKKF
- a CDS encoding histidine triad nucleotide-binding protein, encoding MDCIFCKIVNGEIPSNKIYEDDNIVAFNDLSPQSPIHFLVIPKKHIESCNFVDKENAEVVGKIFLKISELAKEMGFDKSGYRIVNNCNDDGGQTVKHLHFHVLAGRSLNWPPG
- a CDS encoding cysteine hydrolase family protein; the protein is MKILVVIDVQNDFVDGKLGTQEAINMIPNLKEKIKNFDGEIIYTMDTHDDNYLNTQEGRKLPIKHCIKGTDAWKIREGIYKENCKIFEKAGFGSSDLVEYLKSINEKEKIESIEFVGICTDICVIVNTLMIKGFLPEVELIVDSKCCAGVTPQSHNTALEAMKMCQVDIL
- a CDS encoding MATE family efflux transporter, whose amino-acid sequence is MKNKRLELNKFAFPLMVNFILSYILELSDIAIVARVSTPAFNAVNLISSTLYTISGVLGATAIIINTKLGEKLGQGDKKGLNYEFFSSLAINIFIGIIFLLLMLIGKTYFLKIFYNLSGETLKQGILFSYPMSFCVLLQLCLFTFGAYFRISNMTKWILIGSTISSVLNLCLDYLFVLGKFGFPKLGITMVGFTTVFSMFVNLLIYIFVLKNKLNLKFELIKSYFINGINHFKLAFPIMIQEIFDGTIFVIIFNMIVIRIGNNEFAGYSIITNLIMFLFTFKHIYGSATLSLISISSGEKNFRNLIDYPKISVKITTVLFIFGSALFFIFREYLPKLITDDISVQNITTKFLIFFLVANICSSYSYIYKCALQGLNKNMFLLKTTAGVNILSLILMLILTQIFDLSLFGVAFSQFVNEFILSIIFLKYYRYIITDEFYNLTKD
- the topA gene encoding type I DNA topoisomerase; the protein is MYKNLVIVESPTKAKTVSKMLGSNYKVVASVGHIRDLPKSKMGIDIENNFEPEYINVRGKASKIKELKELYKNSENIYLATDPDREGEAISWHIAYLLGLDINANNRIEFHEITKKSIKESIKNSRKIDMNLVNSQQARRVLDRLVGYKLSPILWKKIKSGLSAGRVQSATLKIICERQEEIDNFVPEEFWKIEGIHNVQNIEFKSLYYGEYENKKIVKKEIKNEKEALKVVEKTDKDNFIVEDVKKVKKERKPQPPFTTSTLQQEAGRKLGFSSSMTMSIAQQLYEGINVGKEGSVGLISYMRTDSTRISSEIVAEAIEYITENYGKNYASKGNEYNLKKKNSQDAHEGVRPSSIFRSPEKIKSYLTANQYKLYKLIWERTVASQMKAESYESTQIVLNSNNCIYKLNGRYTLFDGFSKIYTSSDIKDEPLPKLEVKDVIKAEKIEQSQHFTKPVANFTEATLVKKLEENGIGRPSTYASIINSLTSRFYILIENKKIIPTDLGKNVNKFLVSNFETIINEKFTMEMEEKLDEIAENKKDWKKVISDFYAVFETFLKRSEGDSEDYKIKDEVLDEKCPQCGKNLVVKKTKFGRFIGCSGFPDCNYIKKEVKDTGVKCPKCGGRIIEKISKKRKVFYGCENYPECDYAIWDKPIADKKCEKCGKFLVEVKNRFKHALKCSDENCDFEIDLKKKKNEK
- a CDS encoding GNAT family N-acetyltransferase; translated protein: MEYRILKSEEIEKAFALREEVFVDEQKVPLEYEVDDRDSLEDTIHVGVFEGDELLATARIMNINKDIVYFGRACVKKSCRGKGVGKFLFISMEETVKKFKKENEKKTIRFSAQYHAMTFYEMLGYTKDNDDIFVEVGIEHISMSKIV
- a CDS encoding flavin reductase family protein, whose translation is MKRKINVFDYAKEIMLAVEKGVLLTTKSKEKVNTMSISWGTLGIEWNRPIFTAFVRESRFTKKLLDESGEFTVNIFLNNFDKNIIGVCGTKSGRDTDKIKDLNLTLIEPEIVDVPAIKELSLTLECKVIYKQKQDENAIPKEIKEKNYPENVSGEFYGANRDYHTAYYGEIVSAYIIE